The Lepidochelys kempii isolate rLepKem1 chromosome 2, rLepKem1.hap2, whole genome shotgun sequence genomic interval CTATAGCAGCTCCATCTTTAATGCCCACCACTGCTCCATCAAGCTCAGTTACTACTCCAACTTGCATTCAACTTGCATTTCCTCAGAATAATCAGAACCAAACCATGGTACAGGGAAAAGCAGTTCAAAACACAGTTAGACCTCTGACTGTTTCAAATGTCTCTGGTAGCCTTACACATACGTCTCCTGCTCCAGTTGTTACTCCACCACATGTTACTCTTGTATCCAGTCCGCTCCCAGTAGGTCAGAATGTTAATCTTCAGCCACCAGTTCCACAACCTGTTTTTGTTTCCCATAGGGTCCCTCTTAATCAGCCTGTCAGGCCTGGGGTTCTTCCCCTTACTCAGCCTGTTGGGACCATAAATAGACCTGTTGCTCCTGGGGTTCTTCCACTTAGTCAACCTGTCAGGCCTGGTCTTCTTCCTGTTAATCAGCCTATTGGGACCATAAATAGTCTGGTTGCACCTGGGGCTCTACCAGTAGCCCATCCTGTTGGTCCTGTAAATAGTCATGTTGGGCCTGGAGTTCTCCCAGTAACTAGACCTCTTGCACCTGGGGTTCTCCCTATAAATCGACCTGTTGGGAATATGAATCGACCCATTGGTCCTGGGGTTCTTCCTATGCCCCAGACTGTTACCTCAGGAGTTCTCCAGCTTAATCAGCCTGTTGCATCAGAGGTTCTTCCTGTAAGACAGCCTGTCAGACCTGGGATTCTCCAACTTAATCAACCTGTTACCTCAGGGGTTCTCCCTGTAAATCAGCCCATCAGACCTGGAGTTTCTCAAAATACCACTTTCCTGACTGCAGGACCTATACTTAGACAGTTAATTCCAACTGGTAAGCAGGTTAATGGGATACCTACATATACCCTTGCACCAGTTTCAGTTACTTTGCCTGTACCACCTGGTGGCGGGGTAGCAACTGTTACACCACCGCAAATGCCCATTCAGCTAATGCAGTCTGGCACAGTAACTCAGATATCTCGCTCTCCAGCTAGTGCACCTTCTCCTCCTGTTGTTGTGACTTCTTCCCACAATATGTCTGCACAGGCTTCTCCATCTGCTCCTGAAACAAGCCAAGCCCTCAAACAGGCTAAGCAATGGAAGACGTGCCCTGTATGCAATGAGCTCTTCCCATCAAATGTCTATCAGGTCCACATGGAAGTGGCTCATAAGCACAATGCAGTAAAAACAGAGGAAACCCTTGAACCTGACAAGCTTGCAGTATGTGCACCCTTTCTGAGGTGGATGAAAGAGAAGACTGTCCGGTGTTTCTCTTGTAAATGTTTCCTGTGTGAGGAAGAACTTATAAAACATCTTCTGATGCATGGCTTAGCTTGTTTGTTCTGTACATATACTTTCCATGATCTAAAAAGCCTTGTGGAACATAATAAGACTGTGCATAATGGAAGGAAGAAGTTACATGAAGACTACAGCAACAGAGGATTTCAGCTAGATAATGATGCTGACGGTGACCTTATATTTCCACATTTTGATTTCAGTACAATGTTACCAAAAGAAGAACTTGGTGAAAAGGAAGTATACTTGGCAGTACTTGCAGGGGTAAACTCGAGGACCCTCGTACCTGTCTACATCAAAGTGAAGCATCAGACAGCTGAAGTGGACAGTATGTGCAGCAAAAAAGTATTTACATGCCCCTTTTGTTTTGGTACTTTCATTAGCAAAGAAGCCTATGAAATGCATTTGAAAGAGAGGCATCATATCATGCCAACTGTACACACAATTTTAAAGTCTCCT includes:
- the ADNP2 gene encoding activity-dependent neuroprotector homeobox protein 2 isoform X1 → MFQIPVQNLDNIRKSRKKVKGILVDIGLDSCRELLQNLKGYDPGEKYFCNTSWSDVSPWESVGKRKRYRTKPYCCSLCKFSSKFLTSFKNHLHRYHEDEMDQELVVPCPKCAFASDSKIVGKHIRMFHSSNRKIQNYTVSILGGMKQFRSDIINFTCLKCHFTDTLYYNMKKHVLMNHFQNLISTYFGQRPDENEENFIEHYCKKCNASANSQDSLMYHVLTSDMHRDLENKLRSVISEHIKKPGLVKQMHIAPKPPTTIAAPSLMPTTAPSSSVTTPTCIQLAFPQNNQNQTMVQGKAVQNTVRPLTVSNVSGSLTHTSPAPVVTPPHVTLVSSPLPVGQNVNLQPPVPQPVFVSHRVPLNQPVRPGVLPLTQPVGTINRPVAPGVLPLSQPVRPGLLPVNQPIGTINSLVAPGALPVAHPVGPVNSHVGPGVLPVTRPLAPGVLPINRPVGNMNRPIGPGVLPMPQTVTSGVLQLNQPVASEVLPVRQPVRPGILQLNQPVTSGVLPVNQPIRPGVSQNTTFLTAGPILRQLIPTGKQVNGIPTYTLAPVSVTLPVPPGGGVATVTPPQMPIQLMQSGTVTQISRSPASAPSPPVVVTSSHNMSAQASPSAPETSQALKQAKQWKTCPVCNELFPSNVYQVHMEVAHKHNAVKTEETLEPDKLAVCAPFLRWMKEKTVRCFSCKCFLCEEELIKHLLMHGLACLFCTYTFHDLKSLVEHNKTVHNGRKKLHEDYSNRGFQLDNDADGDLIFPHFDFSTMLPKEELGEKEVYLAVLAGVNSRTLVPVYIKVKHQTAEVDSMCSKKVFTCPFCFGTFISKEAYEMHLKERHHIMPTVHTILKSPAFKCIHCCGVYTGNMTLTAIAVHLLRCRSAPKDSNSSMKVPLERSEKKELSFVNGEKHDSVSQSAKRKQSDLCSVAEDQRNKEQQPQSLNTGTALAPDKDVNVGVVPVKRQKVESRTEMKGPPSSEDLHILALDPKQYEHSSYEARKQFLADYFHKRPYPTKKEMELLSSMLCVWKMDVASFFGKKRHVCLKAIKNRQPSVLLGFSMSELKNVKHSLSLKYKLQDL
- the ADNP2 gene encoding activity-dependent neuroprotector homeobox protein 2 isoform X2, giving the protein MDQELVVPCPKCAFASDSKIVGKHIRMFHSSNRKIQNYTVSILGGMKQFRSDIINFTCLKCHFTDTLYYNMKKHVLMNHFQNLISTYFGQRPDENEENFIEHYCKKCNASANSQDSLMYHVLTSDMHRDLENKLRSVISEHIKKPGLVKQMHIAPKPPTTIAAPSLMPTTAPSSSVTTPTCIQLAFPQNNQNQTMVQGKAVQNTVRPLTVSNVSGSLTHTSPAPVVTPPHVTLVSSPLPVGQNVNLQPPVPQPVFVSHRVPLNQPVRPGVLPLTQPVGTINRPVAPGVLPLSQPVRPGLLPVNQPIGTINSLVAPGALPVAHPVGPVNSHVGPGVLPVTRPLAPGVLPINRPVGNMNRPIGPGVLPMPQTVTSGVLQLNQPVASEVLPVRQPVRPGILQLNQPVTSGVLPVNQPIRPGVSQNTTFLTAGPILRQLIPTGKQVNGIPTYTLAPVSVTLPVPPGGGVATVTPPQMPIQLMQSGTVTQISRSPASAPSPPVVVTSSHNMSAQASPSAPETSQALKQAKQWKTCPVCNELFPSNVYQVHMEVAHKHNAVKTEETLEPDKLAVCAPFLRWMKEKTVRCFSCKCFLCEEELIKHLLMHGLACLFCTYTFHDLKSLVEHNKTVHNGRKKLHEDYSNRGFQLDNDADGDLIFPHFDFSTMLPKEELGEKEVYLAVLAGVNSRTLVPVYIKVKHQTAEVDSMCSKKVFTCPFCFGTFISKEAYEMHLKERHHIMPTVHTILKSPAFKCIHCCGVYTGNMTLTAIAVHLLRCRSAPKDSNSSMKVPLERSEKKELSFVNGEKHDSVSQSAKRKQSDLCSVAEDQRNKEQQPQSLNTGTALAPDKDVNVGVVPVKRQKVESRTEMKGPPSSEDLHILALDPKQYEHSSYEARKQFLADYFHKRPYPTKKEMELLSSMLCVWKMDVASFFGKKRHVCLKAIKNRQPSVLLGFSMSELKNVKHSLSLKYKLQDL